The Manihot esculenta cultivar AM560-2 chromosome 11, M.esculenta_v8, whole genome shotgun sequence genome includes a region encoding these proteins:
- the LOC110625688 gene encoding peroxisomal membrane protein 13, with product MATANNPPPKPWEKGGGSSGWTPFRPPSYGSTSDVVEASGTGKPGEIFSSSDINASINRNAIGRHVPPTPWENNYGPTNFGGCSSNLTCNSGYGFGVYDAYGGHGGMYGGGMYGNNMYRGGYGGFHGSGMYGGGIHNGGFGGPMGSYGMGPYGAPDPHNPYGAPSSPPGFWISLLRMMQGVVNCFGRVAILIDQNTQALHMFMSALLQLFDRSGMLYGELARFVLKLLGIRTNPRKVQPDGLPIPPQNQYKPSID from the exons atggCAACAG CTAATAATCCTCCGCCAAAGCCTTGGGAGAAAGGCGGTGGTTCTTCTGGTTGGACACCGTTTAGACCTCCATCATATGGCAGCACAAGTGATGTAGTGGAGGCTTCAGGAACTGGAAAACCTGGAGAAATTTTTTCAAGTTCAGACATTAATGCCTCAATCAACAGAAATGCCATTGGAAGGCATGTTCCTCCAACTCCATGGGAGAATAACTATGGCCCAACCAACTTTGGAG GTTGTAGTTCCAATCTGACCTGTAACTCTGGCTATGGATTTGGTGTGTATGATGCATATGGTGGGCATGGAGGAATGTATGGTGGAGGGATGTATGGCAACAACATGTATAGAGGAGGCTATGGTGGATTTCATGGGTCTGGAATGTATGGTGGTGGGATCCATAATGGTGGTTTTGGAGGTCCAATGGGTAGCTATGGAATGGGTCCATATGGAGCTCCAGATCCTCATAATCCTTATGGTGCACCTTCTTCTCCACCAGGTTTTTGGATTTCACTTCTTCGGATG ATGCAGGGTGTGGTGAACTGTTTTGGTCGCGTAGCAATTCTCATAGACCAAAATACACAAGCCCTTCACATGTTCATGTCTGCTCTTCTTCAG CTTTTTGATCGGTCAGGTATGTTGTATGGAGAGTTAGCCAGATTTGTGCTCAAGTTGCTGGGAATTAGAACAAATCCCAGAAAGGTTCAACCGGATGGACTCCCTATCCCACCACAAAATCAATACAAACCTTCTATAGATTAA
- the LOC110626125 gene encoding protein NLP9: protein MENLFSLKEKGKGYWTSPRAQADGMAPSDGGAKNSISEDIFNSFSEFMNFDTYAGWCTSPSATDQMFASYGSSSFQSTPYSTFDALSFAEQSCLTSLVGGNALNAAGTSYSSGDKMAVQQVNVYASDLMDADDLCAKERTGAQRQIEEMANCMISRPVGFSLDEKMLRALSLLRESADGGILAQVWVPMRRGDQYILTTFEQPYLLDQSLAGYREVSRTYTFSAEVTPDLPLGLPGRVFISRVPEWTSSVVYYSIAEYLRGQHARNHKVQGSIALPIFEPPDNVCCAVLELVTVKEKPNFDSEMENVRLALQAVNLRSTAPPQLLPQSLSRNQRAALAEITDVLRAVCHAHSLPLALTWIPCHYMEEAFDEVMKVRVREGNSRSSGKFVLCIERTACYVNDREMQGFVHACSEHYIEEGQGIAGKALQSNHPFFFSDVKAYDITKYPLVHHARKYGLNAAVAIRLRSTYTGDDDYILEFFLPVNMKGSSEQQLLLNNLSGTMQRICKSLRTVSDAELKGGEGSAVDFQKGAISSFPPLSVSITSSQTTSSEAVLNLTDKVPLDASSSKYDAMKSDGPHEQSFNASRRQPEKKRSTAEKNVSLGVLQQYFSGSLKDAAKSIGVCPTTLKRICRQHGISRWPSRKINKVNRSLKKIQTVLDSVQGVEGGLKFDPTTGGFVAAGSIVQEFDSQRIFLSPDKNLPARNSQSATEEAVSVPSVPCIDGSNSAVKVEEDEFCMDTCGEVLMKSSIPVIDCSEDSKSIATDAEICQKGRLGCGPWAAMDNASAFAKGTKGSLNSGSAKVDNSDTHFVSRSSCSLGAAEVLDTKEEGDDVMVEHNQPTCSSMTESSNGSGSMIHGSASSSPSFEEKHLKVKCDDGGSKISVKATYREDTVRFKFEPSAGCFQLYEEVAKRFKLQNGTFQLKYLDDEEEWVMLVTDSDLQECIEILDYVGKRSVKFLVRDSVFTMGSSGSSNCFLGGSS from the exons ATGGAAAACTTATTCTCATTGAAAGAGAAGGGAAAGGGTTATTGGACTTCGCCAAGAGCACAGGCAGATGGCATGGCTCCTTCAGACGGTGGTGCAAAGAATTCAATTTCAGAGGACATATTCAACTCTTTTTCAGAGTTCATGAATTTTGATACATATGCTGGTTGGTGCACCAGCCCATCAGCAACAGACCAGATGTTTGCCTCATACGGGTCATCGTCTTTCCAGTCAACACCCTATTCAACTTTTGATGCATTAAGTTTTGCAGAACAGAGTTGTCTGACCTCTCTTGTTGGTGGAAATGCATTAAATGCTGCTGGGACGTCTTACAGTTCTGGAGACAAAATGGCAGTTCAGCAAGTGAATGTTTATGCATCAGATTTGATGGATGCTGATGATTTATGTGCAAAAGAGAGGACTGGTGCTCAGCGACAAATTGAGGAAATGGCTAATTGTATGATTTCTAGACCTGTTGGGTTCTCACTTGATGAAAAGATGTTAAGGGCATTATCCTTGTTGAGAGAATCTGCTGATGGTGGCATTTTGGCTCAAGTCTGGGTTCCAATGAGGCGTGGAGATCAATATATCTTGACCACCTTTGAGCAACCATACTTGCTTGACCAGTCTCTGGCAGGGTATCGTGAAGTTTCAAGAACATATACATTCTCTGCAGAAGTGACGCCTGATCTTCCCCTAGGGCTTCCTGGTCGTGTGTTCATCTCTAGAGTTCCAGAGTGGACTTCAAGTGTAGTTTATTATAGCATTGCTGAGTATTTGCGTGGACAGCATGCACGCAACCATAAGGTCCAAGGATCCATTGCATTGCCAATCTTTGAACCTCCTGATAATGTCTGTTGTGCTGTGCTGGAACTTGTCACAGTTAAGGAGAAACCAAATTTTGATTCAGAAATGGAAAATGTTCGCCTTGCACTTCAG GCTGTAAATTTAAGAAGCACAGCACCTCCTCAACTTCTTCCTCAG agCCTCTCAAGGAATCAAAGAGCTGCCTTAGCTGAAATAACTGATGTTTTACGAGCTGTATGTCATGCACATAGCTTGCCACTAGCTCTAACATGGATTCCTTGCCATTACATGGAGGAAGCGTTTGATGAAGTAATGAAAGTACGTGTAAGGGAAGGTAATTCAAGGTCTTCTGGGAAATTTGTACTATGCATTGAGCGCACAGCTTGTTATGTGAATGATAGAGAGATGCAAGGTTTTGTGCATGCATGTTCAGAACATTATATTGAGGAAGGACAGGGTATAGCTGGAAAAGCTCTTCAATCAAATCATcctttcttcttctctgatGTTAAGGCATATGATATAACCAAATATCCACTTGTCCATCATGCACGCAAGTATGGCCTGAATGCTGCAGTTGCAATCAGGCTAAGAAGCACATACACTGGTGACGACGATTACATTTTAGAGTTCTTTCTTCCTGTCAATATGAAGGGGAGTTCCGAACAGCAACTTTTGTTGAACAACCTCTCTGGTACCATGCAGAGAATCTGTAAGAGTTTGAGAACAGTTTCAGATGCTGAGTTAAAGGGGGGAGAAGGTTCTGCAGTTGATTTTCAGAAGGGAGCAATATCCAGCTTCCCACCATTGTCGGTTTCTATAACTAGCTCTCAAACCACATCATCTGAAGCTGTCTTAAATTTGACTGACAAAGTACCTCTTGATGCATCTAGTTCCAAATATGATGCAATGAAATCAGATGGTCCTCATGAACAG AGCTTCAATGCATCAAGAAGACAGCCGGAGAAGAAGAGGAGTACAGCAGAGAAAAATGTGAGCTTAGGCGTCCTTCAGCAGTACTTTTCTGGGAGTCTCAAGGATGCTGCCAAAAGCATTGGTG TTTGCCCAACAACACTGAAAAGGATATGCCGACAACATGGGATCTCTAGATGGCCATCCCGCAAGATAAATAAAGTGAATCGCTCATTGAAGAAGATACAGACTGTGCTTGACTCTGTTCAGGGAGTGGAAGGAGGACTAAAATTTGACCCTACCACTGGAGGATTTGTTGCAGCAGGTTCCATTGTCCAAGAATTTGATTCTCAAAGGATCTTTCTATCTCCTGACAAAAACCTTCCTGCTAGAAATTCCCAATCTGCTACTGAAGAAGCAGTTTCTGTACCTTCAGTTCCTTGTATTGATGGCAGTAATTCTGCAGTTAAAGTTGAAGAGGATGAGTTCTGTATGGACACATGTGGGGAAGTGCTAATGAAATCTAGCATTCCTGTGATTGATTGTAGTGAAGATTCCAAGTCGATAGCAACAGATGCTGAAATATGTCAAAAGGGTAGGCTTGGCTGTGGACCTTGGGCTGCTATGGATAATGCCTCTGCATTTGCAAAAGGAACGAAAGGTAGTCTTAACTCTGGAAGCGCGAAAGTAGACAATTCAGACACCCACTTTGTGTCTAGAAGCTCATGCTCCTTGGGTGCTGCTGAGGTGTTGGATACCAAAGAGGAGGGTGATGATGTAATGGTTGAACATAACCAGCCTACTTGTTCAAGCATGACCGAGTCTTCAAATGGTTCCGGTTCAATGATTCATGGCAGTGCATCAAGCTCTCCAAGCTTTGAGGAGAAGCATTTAAAAGTCAAATGTGATGATGGTGGATCAAAAATTAGTGTAAAAGCCACCTATAGAGAAGATACAGTTAGATTCAAATTTGAGCCTTCTGCAGGGTGTTTCCAATTGTATGAAGAAGTTGCAAAAAGGTTCAAATTGCAAAATGGAACGTTCCAGCTCAAGTATCTTGATGATGAAGAAGAGTGGGTGATGCTGGTGACTGACTCCGACTTGCAGGAGTGCATTGAGATACTGGATTATGTTGGAAAACGAAGTGTGAAGTTCCTTGTTCGTGATTCAGTTTTTACTATGGGCAGCTCAGGAAGCAGCAATTGCTTTTTGGGAGGAAGCTCCTAG